TCCACGTATGGAAGTgtggaaaattttaaattgaacttGATAATTATGCTTCTAAGACTCccttttgataactatttggtttttaaaaatttattctaTTTCAAAAAGAGAAAGTTTGAAACAAGACCGACCAAGCAACGCCGGGGTCGAAATAGTGAAAGAAAGATGTGAGATTTTTTTTGGAGATTGGATGTAATTACTCATTCATGATTTgacataaatttttattttcacctATTAGTTTCTTTACTTTGTTATCTACCTTTTCCAAAAAGATGACGAAATAACTACTATCTTTAaatgaatttctaaaaaaattaaagtttttgAAATAAccaataaatatttcaaaattgttgaaaatatttctataaGCACATATTTTGAAGTAACTACATCTTTAAAAGCATTTCCAATaacttttaaatattaagaaacATTTTACCACATTAAAAAAAAGGGGAACAAAAAGACATCCTTTCtaagatattttaaaaaaaatatatatggatGAAAACCATAAATTCGATTATCTAACCTCTTGGTCAAAAGAGGTACATTTAAACTAGTTGAATTACATTCAAATTCacttctaaaatcaattttactaAATCTGAAATACTATAAATGGTTAAATGGAAAATTGGATCTCTTGATTTGGAAAATTTTAGAATGTCCTATTGATTTGATGAAACCTTCGTAAATAGTCTCTATCATAAATTTATATGTCCTACCATAGggattatttataagaattttatcaaattataaggattaaattttagctttttaaaattatagagactaaattttaatttttctaaaaggacgggaccaaatttgtaattataaGACATGGAACAATTGTAAGGAAAAAGGAAGTTGTTGAATTAACCTTGGGAGGTGGAGGAGCAGCAGCAGTGGCAGTATTAATCTTAGAAAATATATCAAACAAAGTAGTTTGAAAGTAGGAAGCAGCTCTTCGAAAGTAGAGAAATGCAGCATCGCTGGCTTTTAGCTTCAACTCCGACAAGTTCCGATCAATTACAGGTTCGTGCTTTGAAACATATGGTCTGAAAAACGAATCATACACATGGTTCGCTCCCTGTCAACACAACGTGGCTTACCAAACATTTTAATCACCAATTTCATTCCTCAAAGTTTTCgttaatatgtatgtatattcTTTTTTATGGAACTAAATATAAATTGCTAATACATAATCTACATTATTATACTTCGtgattgaattaattattaattaactaGAATTAAAACCAACCACTTAAGTCTCACttgataactatttcatttttggtATTTGAAAATTGTGTATGTTTTCCCATGATTTCTTAATCATAGTTTTCGTTTTTCCTATGTAAACATTTGATtctttagccaaatttcaaagcaaaaacaaattcttaaaaataacTTTCTAAGCCTCGTTTTTATAACAATTTGGTTTTTagctttaaattttttgtttttgaaaattgagctTATAAACCTTACTTCCATCGTAAgttttgatattttgttattcaaATTTTAGTGATATTTTAGAAAGCCAAACTATGTTTTGAaaaccgaaaaaaaaaaaaaagttttcaaaataaatttttgctTTTAAAACTTGATTACGAATTCATGTGTTTTCTTAAAATATGTGAAAACCATAATAAAGAAATTGAAAGGGAacaagtataaatatttttaaaacaaaaaatcaaacataaatagTTGTCAAACGAaacctttaaaatatttttaaaatgtagataacaaaacataaaaattaataGGCGAAAGTAACAAGCTAATATTTATAAGTTCgtgtttataaactttaattttaaaaaactaatagttatcaaatatacataaatcatttaaatcataatttattatAACCAAAGTAACTAATAATTGAGGATAGTCTTGTACCTTGGTTTTTGGATGCCATAGATAAACGAAGAATGCCAACTTTGCTTCACCATAGAACGGAAACCTTCAAACCAaagacaaaataataataataataaaaagctAATAGGACACCAAAATACGATCTTAAGAATGGTAACATTACCCACTCCAATGAAAAAATGACATGTggccatttagtttttttaaaaatatacttttattttttttattttttgtgtggTGGAGAGAAGGAGAACTTAAGAATTGAGTGTGGCTTAGACTGCAACTAATCATTATCCTTTTATTtggatttgaaaatttatgacaTTTGATTGACGTAGGATTTTTctcttattaaattttatttttattaaaaacctATTCCTAATACTTTCAagattctcaaattaaaagaaatttagatactttttagaaactaaaaaggACCTTGACATTTGTTTGGGAACAAGAATgaaacaattttttcttttaagaaaatttaaaactaatttttagaGAGTGTGACCAAGTTATTTCTAAATATCAACATTTTTCTTTGAGTGCGATTTTACCTGTTTTATACCATTGTAAACAcagcccaaaaaaaaaaaaaaaaaaaaaagcctataCAATAACCAAGTGCTTTGGAACAAGGTTTTATGAATGGTATGTGGTTGacattttttatcaatattgcTACATGTTAGGACTTTTAACATAACATAAAAGATTGATCGACATTTAAAAAGGAACGTTCATTTattaatctaaattttgtttttataaatttttaaggAACTTTCATAGATATTTTAAACTTTGGTTATATgagtttttaataaaattttcatcaacatttaattaataaaattgatacaTCAACATTTTTGTTTATGAAAGCAGCAATGTGaatatttgaagaagctaaaaaggaaacaattcaaatttaactatccaagtataattttatattaaaaaatttcgtTAAAAGAATGAAGGATTTTTCAATACGATTTCCAATatcatttgtaatatatttaaaatttgaagggaaaagaaaaaaagaaaagaagaagcctACCATGAAATAAAAGAATCGCCAATTCTCTCGAGAATTGTCAATATAGCCACCAGAATCCTGCGTCCACCAAGAGATGAACATGAAACTTAGAAAATCAAGAAATGATATATTACTGCAAAATTTGAGGAGTTGTGTAACTTGCCAGTACTGGCACCAATAATGAAGTTGTTCAATCTCTGGCTGGCTGGTTTCAACCGTTTTGTAGCATTCATAAGCAGGATAGGCATAGCCCAAAATCATCCTACCGCCACAGTCCAAACTCAATTACAATTTGTAGAGCAACAATTTCATACATATAAATCGAGAGTACAATTATAACTTATAAACATACGTGAGTCCTCTGGTGATTAGTGCTCCTATCATTTTGTATAAAGGACCTATGATTTAGAACAAAAAAGGATGAGTTAGATAAACTGATACCTGAAGTATAATTACTTTCTTAATGATATCGAAAGTGAATAAGTAGGGGAATTCAAATAGGAAAAATAAAGTTAAACTACAACGGCAGTTTAAACTAtaattttttgtgaaaaaacataaaatttagcCGATTGTGGTGTGTCAATATGGAATCTACAAAGAACAAAGACATTCACACGAATACAAGTGGAATGAATGCAATGAACAAAGAACAAAAGCATTCACACGAATACAAGCAATACTTCGGTGATTGGAAGAACACATCCTTCACTTTCCGTGAGCATTTTAGATGCTAGCCAGAAACGAAACGAAACAGTAATAAAAGCAAAATGACTCTTAATTTAATCGCGCATAATCGAAAAAGAGGAAACAGCCAGACAAACAAATTGATTACTAAGTAGAAAATCAAGCGGAAACAACAACTCAAGCATCATCCGGTAAATTAGGGTAGCTCTCAAGCAAGTATTAGAAAATtgtaaagaaaaatacataaaataaagagaaatgCAACGAAATCCATCAGCACGATCAGTTCAATTCAACACAGGTAAATGATCGAGTAAAAACAGAAAGAAAATCAAGATTAGCTAGGAAGAACAAATGATAAATATATTAAGTGTAGAGAACATATAGTTCAAACTAACCGATCAAGAGAAATGAAAAAGCAACGGAAGACAAGTGAGAATTGATTGATACTCACTTCGCACAGAAAGCTGAAGAACGAATTACAATATGACCGAAACTCCGAGCCTGGCGGTGGCGGCGGCGGCAGTGAAGTGGTCCGTAAGCAGCTAGATCAAATAGAACTCCAGGGAGACCTCTCAATTTCGCTCCGTTCACCAATCTctgttttaattttgatttttgccTCTGAGAATTTTCGGAAATTGGAAGGCGTTGGTGGGGCTATTTATATGGTAGCATGTTGGAGAGAGAACGAGAGAGATTTGTGTCTATCCATGTGAACAGAATTTTGATCCTTGACTTTTGTtataaaattcatttcaaattaaaatgaagcATCAATTTACAATTTTACCCCCTCAAATGAGGGTGTTTGGATTATTATAACCCACCCATGTTTATGAAAAATAACTGTTTATTATTTCCCACAATTACAATGGTGGGGATTCAACCTATACCTCATATATCAGATCAACACATGTCAATACTAAGCTCATTTTGGCCCACGAGTACTTACTCTCTCCTACTAAAATAGTCTACATCCTAGGAAGCATAGATACTTCTAATTGTGCAGAGAATCGGTATCAGATACGAATACGAATATGTTTAGATATGTGTCTGATacgtgatttgaagtatctaatttttttaatttttatttttaactttcagATACGCGTATATGCTTCCAGATACGTAAAGAGtaagtcatttttttttcaaaatttaagctCAACCCACAccctattttattttagtacatgtttaggagtgattttaaaattatcaaaaatcacatttttttcatttttaaaatcactcgaaaacacacttttaattacttaaaattaatttagttttcaaatttacacTTCTAAATACAAtgttcatatcatcaaaattagttttgaaggattaaacatatttcacgatgattttgaaaatgacaaaagtgatttcaaccgttttaaaatcacttcaaaatataaaaatccacttaaattgagcaatccaaaacaaaataaattaaaaatgataaaaacataaaaaaaaaattaaaaaaaacaatgaaatgtaattaaatcttcattatTCAATTCTCTCTCACTATTAGAAATCATGATTCACATCTCCTTCATCCCCAGtttcattcttcaatcttcatcttctacttctttcctaCCGTCTACTCTAGTCGCTCAACAATCACTCGACGTTACTggatttttttcaagttttcattctttttttttaatctattttaatCAAACTTAGAATAAGtattatagcaattaattaaacattatatatatatatatacacacatatttTCAACATATctgtatcttaattttttagaaattaacgtaTCCCCGTATCGTATCGTATCCGTATCTATGTTTGTATTTCTTAGTCTATATCTAAATGCATACTATTATAGTCATGGACTATTTAACTAATTTGATACTCTCCTTCAATTTTTCGGACCCTTTAGATTGATAtgagaaaaaagtgtttttaaaaaaacccaTGAAAATTATCCATGTTTGAAAAGTTCGCATTTTTTCCAAATGATGATTGGCTTGTGAACTACCCAAGGTCACAGCAGGGATAAGAATAAATGCTAATGAAAAATTGGGAGCGATTGAGTTACCAATTATTGAGTAAAGTATCATATGGACCCACCTTATGAGCAAAGTATCTAATACCTCCCCAAATTTTTAAGACATTCAACTCCAACATTATAACTTCAAATGatgctttcaaatttttttttttgtcttttttggcCAATTTCACATATTTTGACTATTATAATGCCCTTATAAATTTTTAACTGTAAAAATCATTATAGAGTTGGAGATCTAATCCTGCATCTTTTAAGTGATAATCggtattttattcatatttagGCTTGAATTTACATGAAAATCAAAGCCTTTTAATActaaaaattagatataaattattAAACTTAGCGTATTTGCATTTTTGTTGGAAATCTACAACGTCACTCGGAAAAAAAGAACATAGAGAATTAATGAATTGGAAATTTTGTGAGAGAGaaggaagaaatgaagaaattgaatttcataTACGAAAGTTCGAAAATACCATACAAATATGAGTATAATTTAAAGGATAAAAATATTCCAAAATTATCATCTCAAAAGTAAAAAATCAATGGCTCAATTCTCCGCAATTTCAacttttgaaacaaaaaaagcCAAAATCTTAATTTAGTGAATGTCATAATCCAAGCCTATAAATATTAGGCTCATTTATTGGCTTTTAAATTTTCTTGTTTATATTTTAGTAAACcagttttgaaaacttaaaaaatagttctaaaaagttatttttatcttcaaaatttggttaagaatttaaatattatataggAAAAATAAAAGTCATTGTGAAAAAATaagttcaatttttcaaaacaaaaataagatacaaaatgattatcaaacgagattttaataaattatttatctcAATGTCACATATCTTTCTCTGCCAACTTTGAGAAATGCATAATTTGACACTAACAAATTTAGTTGttttttctttacaaatatCTTAACCATTGAACAAAATATTAACCATGACAAGTTTTTAGTTCGACTGAGAAGTTTGAACAATTGATATTTAGATAGTAATAAGTGTCTTATTCACTAAATTATGTTTGAAATACATAATCACATCGTTAAGTTATGTTTGGATGATCTTAAAAACTACAAATTAGCAATGGCTTttattagcaaaaaaaaaaaaaaaaatccactatAAGAAAAATGAGCTCTCCCGACGCCTAAATCGGTCATTGGGAGACAGGGTGTTCTCCGACGCCATAAGGACGAGACGGCTCTCCTGACACCCATCGGACGGCGTCGAGATGGGATCTGGTAAAAAATCAGATCCCATTCTCCTTTATTTTTCGTCTTCTTCTCTATATTAAAACTCTAATCCCCACCCCCCCATTTTTTCCTCTTCCCCGTCGTTCCCTCTCCCCCGCCGGTATCCCTTCACGGCCATCGCCCCCTTCACGATGTCGTTCCGCTCATACCGTCGCCCCCCTTCATCTTGCGCTGCCGATAATCTTCCCCCTTCACGTCGCCCGCCGCCTTCCCctttcattgcttgcgattctgatgtttattttcaagcttTCAACAAGGTC
This genomic window from Benincasa hispida cultivar B227 chromosome 4, ASM972705v1, whole genome shotgun sequence contains:
- the LOC120076851 gene encoding HVA22-like protein i, encoding MIGALITRGLTMILGYAYPAYECYKTVETSQPEIEQLHYWCQYWILVAILTILERIGDSFISWFPFYGEAKLAFFVYLWHPKTKGANHVYDSFFRPYVSKHEPVIDRNLSELKLKASDAAFLYFRRAASYFQTTLFDIFSKINTATAAAPPPPKPQKQPSSLSENKQEEDDEDEAKNK